AGGACCTGGAGGCGGAGGCAGAAGCTGGGGCGGGAAGGTCTAGGGCAGCGTTCATCTTTCTCGAGCTAGCTAGCTCCACGCGTCAGACACTCAAGGCTCTCCACCTGTAGGAACGCACTGAACGTGCGCACATCAACCCCCGTCCTCCCCCCAACTGTCCCCAGGCTAAATCACTCCCACTAGGGAAGGGattgattttgtctatttgtttgCATCGCTGATGGCAGGCAGGTACGCGGGTACGTATTGGTTAAATGGGTAAGTAGTCCTTGAAGGCGATTACGCCCATCTTCCAGacggagaaaactgaggctcagggaaaggCTCCCACGCTCTAATCCCTTTAACTAACTGCTGGCGTCCGGCACTTTCATGAACCCCCTTGCCTTGGAGACGGCTGGCTGGAGAGCGCCGGCGACCGCCACGGCGACCAGGCGGCGCCCGGGTCCAGCCCCCAGGCCTGAATAAGAACGCGGGGACCCTCCAGCGCTCCCTGGAAACCTCGGCTTCCGGGGCCCGCCCCCGCACACCCCCAATGCTTTCGGACCCCGCCCTCCTACCCTCTTCCGGGAGAGAAAAGGGGCCCGAGGGCCGCCCCCTCCCGGCCGGCGCTGGAAAAACCATCACCCTTATTAGCAATTCCGTTTAGTTCGCGGAACGTCTGGTCCAGAGCCCCGCCCCACGGGCCATACCATTCAGGCCCGGACGGGGGGGACCGCGAGGGGACGCGTAGGGGCTTCCCCCGGGACGACTCCTGTCCGGATGCATCCTGGCCCcagcggggaaggggaagagccCGCGTGGGGGCTCAGGGTGCCGGGCGGCAGGGTCCCTGGGCCCCCGCCGTGGggcccgcctccccccacccttcccgcCTCCCCCCGCCTTTCTCCCGCGTTGGTTCGCGCCGTGTAACGCCAAGCAACAACCTTTGTGCGACCGTCCGGGTGTAGCGGAGTTCGCCGGTGCACGCCGCAGGTGGGTCGCCTGTCCGCGCCCCGCCCATGCTGCGGTCCCCAGCCATGGCCCTCGCCATCCGAGTCGTTTATTGGTAAGCACGACGGCCAGAGGCCCCCTCCGCGACCCCCTGTCGGATCCCATCCTCCACCCGACGGTCCTGGGGGCTGGACCTACGGGGATCCTTTCCCGAGAAAAGGGGTTCTCTGCGGGTGGGGTGGGCGTGAGCGGAAGGGCGAGAAGGAAGGgctttgaccccccccccccccagggcgtGGCATTCAGGACAGCTCAGGTTCTCGAAGGTGGAACTGGGACACGCGGGTGGTCATTTTAGACATCCGGggaccccgggggggggggcgcgggggggggtcAGCTTTGTAATGGGAGAGGGGCCTCCGTCATCGCTAAGGTTGGCCCTCCCCCAACGTCGTCAACCGCCCTGGGGTGGGGACCGCGAGAGTCCGGAAGGTTCGAGAATGTTCCAGCGTGGGTTTGAAAGGCATGAATACTGTGGATGCCCGTCGTTAGGAGCCCTCCATCTTTTCGGTTTCTCCACCtgcagaggggagagagtgaTCTCAGTAGTTAGCCGCGGATGGAGTGCCGGTATTGTGCGCTAAACATGTTGGATCCAGCTTCCCCCCTGCAGGGAAAAAGTCCCGAGTGGACCGGGGATTTTCTGTCTTGTTGACTGAGttatgccccctccccccccccccagggctggCATCTAGTGCTGTGCGGGCTTGCATAGACACGCCTGCACGTAGGCGCTTAATAAATGCCTGTTCAGTGCGTGTCTCCTCCCAGAAAGGAGGAGAATTTTAGCTCCGTTTTGGTTATAGGTTGTGGGAGAGGGTGGGGTCAGGTCAGAAGCCCGAGTCTGAAATGGCCAGGGGGCAGTCGCTGATTTTGAAAGACTCAGATCAGTCTCAGCGGTGGAAATGTTCCTGCGGCCTCAGCAAAGCAGACGGTGGGGTGACATTTGGAGGCCCCCGGGAGGCGCGTGTTGCAGACTCCAGTCCAGAAATAGCATGTCGTGGGGGTTGGGCAAGCGTTTGGAACCCGTCCTCAGGACTGGTAGGACCTTGGGGATCCAGGAGTAAAGGTTCATCCCCTAGACCTTCCCACtggctgtgggtgggggtggtgatTCCGCGGTTCTTACCCTAACGCggttctctgtttccctccctcctgcctgtgTCTCAtacttgtggtctctctctgtcaccccCCTTTTCTGCGCCCGTGTCTtttgtctctcctcctctgtcgGTTTTCCTTGTGTGTGGGTGTCCCCCGTCCCCTGTGCCTGTGCGGCTTTCAacattctgtgtgtcttttctctcctctctgtctcctctttggTTTTGTCGTTTGTCCCTCTTGATGTCTTCCTGGGCCCCCTTCCCGGTTCCCCTCTTGCCTCCCCGctgcctgcctcttccctcctccgCCCCCGGATCCCCACcgtttccccctctcccctgggaCCCACTCTCTCGGACCTCCCACCAGTGGTGCTTGAGGCTACAAGTCCAAGGTAAGCAGAGTGGCCAGCCCCCAGACGTGTCCCTGGGAGATGAGGGAGGACGGCAAGCGGCACGGCCCCTGTTGACCCCCGATGTGACCTCCCCCGCCCTTTTCAGTATCTTCAGCTCAAGAAGAAGTTAGAAGATGAGTTCCCCGGATGCCTGGACATCGTGAgtctgggggatgggggagagaatcAAAGACGGTCTCCTTGTGTGTCCCCTCAGCCCTGAGTGGCCGCCGGGTGGTTCGGGTCGGCCCTACTCTTCACCCATATTCTCCCATTTCCTGGGGGCGCAGGTGTCCCCAAGAGGGCATCTCAGCCCCCCCCAacatttctctcttcccagtGCGGCGAGGGGACTCCCCAGGCCACCGGCTTCTTTGAAGTGATGGTAGGGGGGAAGTTGGTTCACTCCAAGAAGGTAtgtctgtccgtccgtccgtcctACCTTGTGTTCAGCCTGGCTGAGAGTTGGGATCCCGGTCCTAGCTtactccttccctcttcttcacACCCCTAGAGAGGCGATGGTTACGTGGACACAGAGAGCAAGTTTCTGAAGCTGGTGGCCGCCATCAAAGCCGCCTTGGCTCAGGGCTAATGGGCCCCGAAGGCAGAGGTGAGGGGGGCCCAGCCACTGGACACTGTGATTGACTCCCTGTTCCTGGAATTGACAGCTAGTTTGGAACCCAAGGCCAAGTTTCCAACCCAATGTATTCCAGAACGAGTAGCGGTTTCTATCTTGTGCTCTGGATCACGGAGCTGCTTTTCAGCACCTTCCGAGCCTGGTTTCCCATTTCCTGGCCAACGTGTTCCAGATGAGCCCCAAATCCGGCCTGTTCTAGAACTGGGCAGACCAGAACCAAGGTCTAGCTCCTGACGCTCGACAGTCTGGAAGGACTTGGTACCGTTCCCTAATCTCAAGAGTCAGTCTTTCCTCTGGTGTTCTGGAACTAACTTCCATCCCAGCGTCCTGTGAACCCAAGTGCCAGTCCCCAGGGTGCTTTGCTCCAGAAAACTGGTTCTCAGGTGCTTTAAActcaagttctgtttcttttccttttttttttttttttgaaatttatttatgtattaaaaaaaattttttttaacgtttatttatttttgagagagacagagcgtgagcaggggaggggcagagagagagggagacacagaatccgaaacaggctccgggccctgagccgtcagcacagagcccgacgccgggctcgaactcacgaaccgtgagatcatgagctgagctgaaacccagagtcggacgcttaactgagccctGCAAGTTCCGTTTCCTTAACGTCCTTTACTAGAGCAGAGGGAGGTCACATTGCAGTGTGAACTTGAACACGGCAGAACAGATTGAACGGGTGTGGTATAAACGTACTAGCGTCCTGCCTGACGTGCAGGGGTCTGAAGCGAGCAGTGTGtccccctccatcccccacccccaccccccgccagggaaaaaagagaaaatcaagaacTGTGGAATTCTAAAGCTGCACGAGCTGAACGCTTTCGTGCAGTGGGGCTGGGGATTCGAATTCTGAAAAGGCCGACACAGAGCACCTCTCCTGCACAAACGTAACCATTTGCTGCTCCCGAACCGTCGGCAGCTCAGGCGGTTACTGAAATCAGCACGAGGTTTCCTTGGGTCCCAGAGAGGCCGTCCACCGACGGGTGGTTTCGTCCAACGCGAGCGAAAGTGGGGTTTACGCAAGAGAAAGGAGGGCGCCGTGGTTCTCGGTTGCACGTCTTGCGGGTGCGGCTTCCAGGGTCTCCCAAGACCACGCTCGGGATGTGTGAGTCGCTAGAAGGACCCGCAGAACTCAGCAAGGTCACGCCTGCGGTTACGGTTCATTATAGCGAAAGGCAGCGAAGGGAGAAGCAGGGCCGGGTCCTGGCGGTCCCGCGTCACCGAGGAGTATTGCGACAGGGAAGCCGTGGCCGAACTTGGCCCCTGGCCCGTCCAGAAGTCAGGAGCTGCTACCGCCTGGCCCAAGGCCCCACCATGAATCACACTGTTAGCATAGACCAGTCCCTGTGGCCCAAGGCCCCAGGCgggacattcattcattcccagTGCTGAGAGGTCACCCTCAGGAGCTGGGGCCCCACCTGAGGCCTGGCACAGCCGGTTGGTGACCGTGAAGAGGTCTTTTCTGGGGCTCGTAGCTGGAGTGGGTGGGTGCGGGTGTCCCAGAAGCCCGTTTCTGTCGGTGGCTTCTCTGGAAACCGAGTTTCCCCGTGGGGTGCACGTGATAGGTGTTCAGTCACATCTCCTAGTGGCCGCCTCTagcactccctccccccccccacccccagcctcattTCTCTCACAAGAGACTCGACTGAGAACTAAGTCTTGGCCCACCTTGCCTGTAGGGTTACAATTTTTCCGTCACGGGCATCCCCTggtccttgtgcctcagtttctccgagagcacacgagcaggggaggggcggagcgagagagggcgagggagagtcccaggcaggctctgtgatggccagcgcagagcccagtgtggggctcgaacccaagaaccgtgagagcatggcctgagctgaaatcaagtcggatgttcaaccgaccgagcccccccccccccgggtgccccCTTTCCCCAtcgcttctctctttccccttaaTCGTGGGCCCTCACTCCCCCAACCCAGCCTTGTTCCCTGCAATCtgacccctcccctctctcttctctgcacaGTCCAGTGACCTTGGCCCAGCCCCTCGTGGCCGACGCTTCATGACGGGAAGGACTGAAATGTCTGGTGGACGCCTGGTCTTTCCCTGATGTCCCTGCGGCCGCTGCGTGGGGGCAGAGACTGACGCCTCTGGTccttgcctctgtgtgtgtgtgtgtgtgtgtgtgtgtgtgtgtccaggcaTGTAGCTCTGCACCCTGCCTGCcttgttcccctctctccccacttgcCCCCAAATCCCCCAGCACCCCCCCTGGTTACTCCTGCTCCTGGCTTCCTTCTTGGGGTGGCGGAGAAAGGGATCTGGATGAGTGGGTTGTAGATTTCAGCAGTGTGGGTAACGGTTTACCGTTCAGTAAACACTGGATGAGTTTAACAAAACGTGTCTTGCGTGTGTCCATTTTACCCCTGGAACCTCCTCCCCAGcctcgtgcccccccccccccccccccccccccatctctggccCAGGAAACGGGCCTTGGTGATTACGAAGCCCTTCATGGTGGCTCCGAGGTCGTGCCGATGAGGCATCAGGCAGCAAGCAGCAGTGATGTCCATTTAAACGAGACCCGGGCTCCCAGATTGGTCCCAGTACATCCTGCCGTGGCCCCGGATTCGTAGAGGCTTGTACGAGTCTGCTAGGGTGGCCATCAAAAAGACCAGACTGGTTCCAACAACAGAAACCGggagtctgaggtcaaggtgaggacaggttttgttttttgttttttttttttttttaacttaaaaaaatgtttatttttgaaggagagacagagcgtgagcaagggaggggcagagagagggggagacgcagaatccgaaacgggctccaggctctgagctgtcagcacagagctcgatgtggggctggaacccatgaaccgcgagatgggtgacctgagccgaagtcggatgcttaaccgactgtgccaccggGGGCGCCCCAAAGGCCATTTATACCTTAAATGCATCCATGTTCCCTGGAAAGGTTGACTCAAATCACCAAAACATACGATCAAAACTGCATTTGTGTAAAACCCACCAGGTTCTTTATAAAAGGGCCCCCCCGAACAGAAAGGTGTTACTATTTTCCTTCTAACAGCTCTTTATCCTTACGGGGCTAACAGATCGGGCGCTCGGACGATCCGGCTAGGACAACTCTGGAAAATGTTGGATCAGATGGGCTGTGCCTAATCATGCTCCGGTCCTCTCTCTGATCACTTGAGCCAGGCCATCGGGTGGCCCCGGGTGAGGCGAGGAAATCCGCTGGGTGCCACATAGAAGCATCTAGACGGAAAAGTCCCAGTCTCTGAGGCTGCGAAGTTGGAGACATCTACAAAACCTCTCTGGAAGAGGCTGGTCAGTGGGTGAAGACACGAGGGAGAGAGCCTGAGACACAAAAGATCACAGCCTCAGAaatgttcacttttcttcttttaaacagctttactgagatacaattcacatccCATAcaactcacccatttaaagtgtataaattGAAGGctttatataatataattcacAGATGGAAGCAACAATCATCACAGTCAactctatttgtttgtttgtttgtttatttatttatttatttatttatttattaaatagttttaggggtgcctggcgggctcagtcagttgagggtccaactttggctcaggacacgatctcagagttcgtgagttggaaccctgcgtggggctctctgctgaccgcatagagcctgctttggatcttttgtccctctctctccgcccctctccccccaccccgcaacctcaaaaataaatacttaaaattttattaagctatttttttttaaagattttagtttctagtaatctctacacccaacgtggggcttgaactcacaaccccgagatcaagagtcgcgcgctcccactgactgagccagccaggctgccCCAAACGCAGTCGATTTGAGAACATTTTCGTCagcacaaagaggaaaaaaaaaaaacccatgccctttagcaacccccccccccccccagcccccagcagccagTAGTCGACTTGCTGTTTCTGGGGAATTGCCTGTTCTGGGGAGTTCGTATGAAAGGAATCGTATACCCCGTGGCCTTCTGCGTCTCGCCTCCTTCGCGTGGTGTAATGTTTTCCAGGTTCATCGCTGTAGTAGCGCGGATCGGCATTTCACTCTGTTTagtggctgaggaatattccactGCCTGGATACGCCGCCTGTGTATCGCTTCCTCAGCTGCTGGACAGGTCGGTGGTTTCTAACTTTCTGGGTGTCGTGACTGGCGCCACCCTGCACGGAGCGCGCAAGATTTCGTCTGAGCACCCGTCCCCAGTACCTCTGGGCGCACGCCCTGAAGCGGAATGGTCGGGTCGAGGGCAATGGTCACACAAAGACCATTAGAGACCGGGGGACTCCACGCTTCTGAATTGTTGAGGTCACTTGCGTCCACTCCGAGTTCCAAGCTGATGAGCTCTCAGGCCCGAGCCATTCATTCCAGGATGACAGAGAGGATGCGGTTCCTGCCGGCCGCCAAATGCTGATGGCTCATGAGGCTGTGCCCGTGTTCCACGGATCTATATCTGGGACGTCCAGGCAAAAGTCACCAGACAGCCACCCACAGTAGCAACAAGAGACAGcggccctccccacctctgcaggtcatttctttttttttttaaacttaaaaa
The Lynx canadensis isolate LIC74 chromosome E2, mLynCan4.pri.v2, whole genome shotgun sequence genome window above contains:
- the SELENOW gene encoding selenoprotein W, whose protein sequence is MLRSPAMALAIRVVYCGAUGYKSKYLQLKKKLEDEFPGCLDICGEGTPQATGFFEVMVGGKLVHSKKRGDGYVDTESKFLKLVAAIKAALAQG